The Streptomyces sp. B3I8 nucleotide sequence CGTCAGACCGGCAAGACCGCCCTGGCCGTCGACACGATCATCAACCAGCGCGACAACTGGCGCTCGGGCGACCCGAAGAAGCAGGTCCGCTGCGTCTACGTCGCCATCGGCCAGAAGGGCTCCACCATCGCCTCCGTGCGGAGTGCCCTGGAGGAGTCCGGCGCGCTGGAGTACACGACCATCGTCGCCGCCCCGGCGTCCGACCCGGCCGGCTTCAAGTACCTGGCGCCGTACACCGGTTCCGCCATCGGTCAGCAGTGGATGTACGAGGGCAAGCACGTCCTCATCATCTTCGACGACCTGTCGAAGCAGGCCGACGCCTACCGCGCCGTCTCCCTGCTGCTGCGCCGCCCGCCGGGCCGCGAGGCCTACCCGGGCGACGTCTTCTACCTGCACTCCCGTCTGCTGGAGCGCTGCGCGAAGCTCTCCGACGACCTGGGCGCCGGTTCGATGACGGGTCTGCCGATCGTCGAGACCAAGGCGAACGACGTCTCGGCGTTCATCCCGACCAACGTCATCTCCATCACCGACGGCCAGTGCTTCCTGGAGTCGGACCTGTTCAACGCCGGTCAGCGCCCCGCGCTGAACGTCGGTATCTCCGTCTCCCGAGTCGGCGGTTCCGCACAGCACAAGGCGATGAGGCAGGTCTCCGGCCGGCTCCGTCTCGACCTCGCCCAGTACCGCGAGCTGGAGGCGTTCGCCGCCTTCGGTTCCGACCTGGACGCCGCGTCGAAGTCGCAGCTCGAGCGCGGTCAGCGGCTGGTGGAGCTGCTCAAGCAGCCCCAGTACCAGCCGATGCCGACCGAGGACCAGGTCGTCTCCGTGTGGGCCGGCACCACCGGCAGGATGGACGACGTGCCGGTCGCCGACATCCGCCGCTTCGAGAAGGAGCTCCTGGAGCACCTGCACCGCAAGGAGCAGGGCCTCATGACCTCCATCAAGGAGGGCGCGAAGATGTCCGACGACACCCTCCAGGCCGTCGGCGACGCCATCGCGGAGTTCAAGAAGCAGTTCGAGACGTCGGACGGCAAGCTGCTCGGCGAGGACGCCCCGTCCGCCGCCAAGTGACGTAAGGAAGGGACCTGACTCATGGGAGCCCAGCTCCGGGTCTACAAGCGTCGCATCCGATCCGTCACCGCGACCAAGAAGATCACCAAGGCGATGGAGATGATCGCCGCCTCGCGTGTCGTCAAGGCGCAGCGCAAGGTGGCGGCCTCCACGCCGTACGCGACCGAGCTCACCCGCGCGGTCACGGCGGTGGGTACCGGCTCGAACACGAAGCA carries:
- the atpA gene encoding F0F1 ATP synthase subunit alpha, which translates into the protein MAELTIRPEEIRDALENFVQSYQPDAASREEVGTVSLAGDGIAKVEGLPSAMANELLKFEDGTLGLALNLEEREIGCVVLGEFSGIEEGQPVTRTGEVLSVAVGEGYLGRVVDPLGNPIDGLGEIETSGRRALELQAPGVMARKSVHEPMETGYKAVDAMTPIGRGQRQLIIGDRQTGKTALAVDTIINQRDNWRSGDPKKQVRCVYVAIGQKGSTIASVRSALEESGALEYTTIVAAPASDPAGFKYLAPYTGSAIGQQWMYEGKHVLIIFDDLSKQADAYRAVSLLLRRPPGREAYPGDVFYLHSRLLERCAKLSDDLGAGSMTGLPIVETKANDVSAFIPTNVISITDGQCFLESDLFNAGQRPALNVGISVSRVGGSAQHKAMRQVSGRLRLDLAQYRELEAFAAFGSDLDAASKSQLERGQRLVELLKQPQYQPMPTEDQVVSVWAGTTGRMDDVPVADIRRFEKELLEHLHRKEQGLMTSIKEGAKMSDDTLQAVGDAIAEFKKQFETSDGKLLGEDAPSAAK